A region of Streptomyces sp. NBC_01788 DNA encodes the following proteins:
- a CDS encoding TetR/AcrR family transcriptional regulator, which translates to MAEVATGRRSRITPEREAELYAAVLDLLREVGYDSLTMDAVAARTRSSKATLYRQWGGKAELVVRAMRHGKPERLDAIDTGALRTDLHALVREDDCAMEQNSALIRALAMAMHTNPDLRQAFRDQLIEPEMAAFRSLLQRAVDRGEIRADCPALDFVVHMLAGGFVVRALIEGLPPTQEFLHSYLDAVVLPALGVPTS; encoded by the coding sequence ATGGCCGAGGTCGCGACCGGGCGCCGGAGCCGTATCACGCCCGAGCGTGAGGCGGAGCTGTACGCCGCCGTGCTCGACCTGCTCCGCGAGGTCGGCTACGACTCCCTCACCATGGACGCCGTCGCCGCCCGCACGCGGTCCAGCAAGGCCACCCTCTACCGCCAGTGGGGCGGGAAGGCCGAGCTCGTCGTGCGGGCCATGCGGCACGGCAAGCCGGAGCGGCTCGACGCGATCGACACCGGAGCGCTCCGCACCGACCTGCACGCCCTCGTCCGCGAGGACGACTGCGCCATGGAGCAGAACTCCGCGCTGATCCGGGCCCTGGCCATGGCCATGCACACCAACCCGGACCTCAGACAGGCCTTCCGGGACCAGCTCATCGAACCGGAGATGGCCGCGTTCCGCAGCCTGCTGCAACGCGCCGTCGACCGGGGCGAGATCCGGGCGGACTGCCCGGCGCTGGACTTCGTGGTGCACATGCTGGCCGGCGGGTTCGTCGTTCGGGCGCTCATCGAGGGCCTGCCGCCGACCCAGGAATTCCTCCATTCGTACCTCGACGCCGTGGTCCTCCCCGCCCTCGGCGTTCCCACTTCCTGA
- a CDS encoding S41 family peptidase produces the protein MSYLRLPHLSGDLLCFVAEDDLWLAPLDGAGRAWRLTVDRTKVGPPRFSPDGRHIAYTSWRSLVPEIHLVAVDGGPARQLTYWGSTDTRVCGWAPPDEHGRTDILAVASHGEPFSYFTWAYKVGTDGSPGRKLPWGPVSDLQVADVDGGHKTLLLTGTPPHEAASWKRYRGGATGRLWLHGQRLLAGIGGHLASPMFVGGRIAFLSDHEGVGNLYSCAPDGSGLRRHTDHDAFYARHASSDGTRVVYQCAGDLWMVDDLSADSVPHRLEVRTSGPRAGRRRYQVPAAQHVDGISVDETGRASAVVVRGSLHWLTHRDGPARTLIDTPGVRIRLPEMLGGTGQVAYVTDADGEDAVEVTHLPRATGPRPPRRLASGRLGRVLEMASDPAGDRLALASHDGRLLLLDVSDLNEEETAQEVAAVTGRGEETAEAAAPAGTDTTEDRTEASENATTDTRDDPAAADTTDGPLGTGTSDAAGTGEAQDDDGSGGRLTELVRSGNGPVRDLAFSPDGAWLTWSHPGVGRSLRQIRMARIRDRLIVDVTNGRFEDENPVFTRDGRYLAFLSWRGFDPVYDVHTGDLSFPLGCKPYLVPLSSATPSPFALNPEGRPAAGGLDPVEDEETGESGAVTVEVEGLANRVTPFPVIASKYSALHPVAGGGLVWLRWPISGALGETFVNPDDTTGRPTLEHFNISRAKKYELVGHLDFFAVSGDATRLVVVDEGDLRAVPSTEVGDSDTTTWIDLRRILHVVDPAAEWRQSYEEAGRLIRAYFWEPDMCGIDWDAVLAQYRPLVERVASPDEFADLLREVLGELGTSHAYVSPARRNEGPAHYQRLQGLLGANLTYRDGRWVVRRILPGDSSDSKARSPLAGAGIREGAVLTHVDGRPVDPVTGPYPLLAGTGGTTVELTFSPAEGQGPPRRVAVVPLTDERPLRYQDWVAKRRAVVRELSGGRCGYLHIPDMGGSGWAQFNRDLRMEVSRPALIVDVRGNAGGHISELVIEKLTRTILGWDLTRNAQPVSYTSDAPRGPVVALADEATSSDGDMITAAFKLLKLGPVVGQRTWGGVVGMTGRHRLGDGTVITVPMNAAWFDAYGWSVENHGVTPDVESLRTPLDWAEGRHVEMDDAIELALELLEANPAAVPPDYRDVPDRSRPKLPPRR, from the coding sequence GTGAGTTATCTGCGCCTGCCGCACCTCAGCGGCGATCTGCTGTGCTTCGTGGCCGAGGACGACCTCTGGCTGGCGCCGCTCGACGGAGCGGGCCGTGCCTGGCGCCTCACGGTGGACCGCACCAAGGTCGGCCCACCCCGCTTCTCGCCCGACGGGCGGCACATCGCGTACACGAGCTGGCGCAGTCTGGTGCCCGAGATCCACCTGGTCGCCGTGGACGGCGGACCGGCCCGCCAGCTCACCTACTGGGGCAGCACCGACACCCGGGTGTGCGGGTGGGCGCCGCCCGACGAGCACGGCCGCACCGACATCCTCGCCGTCGCCTCCCACGGCGAGCCGTTCTCCTACTTCACCTGGGCCTACAAGGTCGGCACCGACGGCTCCCCCGGCCGCAAGCTGCCCTGGGGACCGGTCTCCGACCTCCAGGTCGCCGACGTGGACGGCGGCCACAAGACCCTGCTGCTCACCGGCACGCCCCCGCACGAAGCGGCCTCCTGGAAGCGGTACCGGGGCGGCGCGACGGGCCGGCTGTGGCTGCACGGGCAACGGCTGCTCGCCGGCATCGGCGGACATCTGGCCTCCCCGATGTTCGTCGGCGGCCGGATCGCGTTCCTCTCCGACCACGAGGGCGTGGGCAACCTCTACTCCTGCGCGCCCGACGGCTCCGGCCTGCGCCGGCACACCGACCACGACGCCTTCTACGCCCGGCACGCCTCCAGCGACGGCACGCGGGTGGTGTACCAGTGCGCGGGCGACCTGTGGATGGTGGACGACCTGTCCGCGGACTCGGTCCCACACCGGCTGGAGGTGCGGACGAGCGGGCCACGGGCGGGCCGCCGCCGCTACCAGGTGCCGGCCGCCCAGCACGTCGACGGCATCTCCGTCGACGAGACGGGCCGGGCCAGCGCGGTCGTCGTACGCGGCTCCCTGCACTGGCTGACACACCGCGACGGCCCCGCCCGCACCCTGATCGACACGCCCGGTGTGCGCATCCGGCTGCCGGAGATGCTGGGCGGGACCGGCCAGGTCGCCTACGTCACCGACGCGGACGGCGAGGACGCCGTCGAGGTCACCCACCTCCCCCGCGCCACCGGCCCCCGCCCTCCCCGGCGCCTCGCCTCCGGCCGGCTCGGCCGGGTCCTGGAAATGGCCTCCGACCCCGCCGGCGACCGCCTGGCCCTCGCCTCCCACGACGGCCGCCTGCTCCTGCTCGACGTGAGCGACCTGAACGAGGAGGAGACGGCGCAGGAGGTGGCCGCGGTCACGGGGCGTGGCGAGGAGACGGCGGAAGCGGCCGCGCCGGCCGGCACGGACACGACCGAGGACCGCACGGAGGCGAGCGAGAACGCGACGACCGACACGCGGGACGACCCGGCTGCCGCCGATACGACTGACGGTCCCCTCGGGACCGGTACGTCCGACGCCGCCGGAACCGGTGAAGCCCAGGACGACGACGGTTCCGGTGGGCGGCTCACCGAGTTGGTGCGGTCCGGGAACGGGCCCGTGCGGGATCTGGCGTTCTCGCCGGACGGGGCGTGGCTGACCTGGTCGCATCCCGGGGTCGGGCGGTCCCTGCGGCAGATCAGGATGGCGCGGATCCGGGACCGGCTGATCGTCGACGTCACCAACGGCCGCTTCGAGGACGAGAACCCGGTGTTCACCCGGGACGGCCGGTATCTGGCCTTCCTGTCCTGGCGCGGCTTCGATCCGGTGTACGACGTGCACACCGGGGACCTGTCCTTCCCGCTCGGCTGCAAGCCCTACCTCGTTCCGCTGTCCTCCGCGACTCCGTCCCCCTTCGCGCTGAACCCGGAGGGACGGCCGGCGGCCGGCGGTCTGGACCCCGTCGAGGACGAGGAGACCGGCGAGTCCGGCGCGGTGACCGTGGAGGTCGAGGGCCTGGCGAACCGGGTCACCCCGTTCCCCGTCATCGCCTCCAAGTACTCCGCTCTGCACCCGGTCGCCGGCGGCGGCCTCGTCTGGCTGCGCTGGCCGATCTCCGGCGCCCTGGGCGAGACCTTCGTCAACCCGGACGACACCACCGGCCGGCCGACCCTGGAGCACTTCAACATCAGCAGGGCCAAGAAGTACGAACTCGTCGGCCATCTCGACTTCTTCGCCGTCAGCGGCGACGCCACCCGCCTGGTCGTCGTCGACGAGGGCGACCTGCGCGCGGTGCCGTCCACGGAGGTCGGCGACAGCGACACGACGACCTGGATCGATCTGCGCCGGATCCTGCACGTGGTCGACCCGGCGGCCGAGTGGCGCCAGTCGTACGAGGAGGCGGGCCGGCTGATCCGCGCCTACTTCTGGGAGCCGGACATGTGCGGCATCGACTGGGACGCGGTGCTCGCGCAGTACCGCCCGCTGGTCGAACGCGTCGCGTCCCCGGACGAGTTCGCCGACCTGCTGCGCGAGGTCCTGGGCGAACTGGGCACCTCCCACGCCTATGTCTCCCCCGCCCGCCGCAACGAGGGCCCGGCGCACTACCAGCGCCTCCAGGGCCTGCTCGGTGCCAACCTGACGTACCGCGACGGCCGTTGGGTGGTCCGGCGGATCCTGCCCGGCGACTCCTCCGACTCCAAGGCCCGCTCGCCGCTGGCCGGCGCGGGCATCCGCGAGGGCGCGGTCCTCACCCACGTCGACGGGCGCCCGGTGGATCCGGTCACGGGCCCCTACCCGCTGCTCGCGGGGACGGGCGGCACGACGGTGGAGCTGACCTTCTCCCCTGCGGAGGGCCAGGGACCGCCGCGCCGGGTCGCCGTCGTGCCGCTGACCGACGAGCGCCCGTTGCGCTATCAGGACTGGGTGGCCAAACGCCGTGCCGTGGTGCGGGAGTTGAGCGGCGGCCGATGCGGCTACCTGCACATCCCCGACATGGGCGGCTCCGGCTGGGCGCAGTTCAACCGGGACCTGCGCATGGAGGTGTCCCGGCCCGCGCTGATCGTCGACGTCCGCGGCAACGCGGGCGGCCACATCAGCGAGCTGGTCATCGAGAAGCTGACCCGCACCATCCTCGGCTGGGACCTCACACGCAACGCCCAGCCCGTGTCGTACACCTCCGACGCGCCCCGCGGGCCCGTCGTGGCCCTCGCCGACGAGGCGACCTCGTCCGACGGCGACATGATCACGGCCGCCTTCAAGCTGCTCAAGCTGGGTCCCGTCGTCGGTCAGCGCACCTGGGGCGGGGTGGTCGGCATGACCGGCCGGCACCGCCTCGGCGACGGCACGGTGATCACGGTGCCGATGAACGCGGCCTGGTTCGACGCCTACGGCTGGTCCGTCGAGAACCACGGCGTCACCCCCGACGTGGAGAGCCTGCGCACTCCCCTGGACTGGGCCGAGGGCCGCCACGTCGAGATGGACGACGCGATCGAACTGGCCCTGGAACTCCTGGAGGCCAACCCGGCGGCGGTCCCGCCCGACTACCGTGACGTTCCCGACCGTTCACGGCCGAAGCTGCCTCCGCGCCGCTGA
- a CDS encoding SDR family oxidoreductase: protein MSRVSLEGQVAVVTGAARGVGELLARKLSARGAKIALVGLEPDLLEQVGKRLHGESAHWHADVTDHEAMVRVAAEVEERFGRVDIVVANAGVASGGPFADSDPESWRRVIEVNLIGSAVTGRAFLPALTSSRGYLLQIASLAAITPAPMMTAYCASKSGVEAYAHSLRAEVAHRGVRVGVAYLSWTDTDMVRGADQDDVMRELRQRLPWPAGRTYPLGPAVDRIVAGIERRAAHVYGQWWLRGTQGVRGWLPGVVGTVGQREVRRFADRLSGVRTGLVGAGGAADERHRSAPATQRH, encoded by the coding sequence ATGAGCAGGGTGAGCCTGGAGGGGCAGGTCGCGGTCGTCACGGGGGCCGCGCGGGGCGTCGGTGAGCTGCTTGCCCGCAAACTGTCCGCGCGGGGCGCGAAGATCGCGCTGGTCGGCCTGGAACCGGACCTGCTCGAACAGGTCGGCAAGCGGCTGCACGGTGAGAGCGCCCACTGGCATGCCGACGTCACCGACCACGAGGCGATGGTCCGGGTCGCGGCGGAGGTCGAGGAGCGGTTCGGCAGGGTCGACATCGTGGTCGCCAACGCGGGTGTGGCGAGCGGCGGTCCGTTCGCCGACTCCGATCCCGAGTCCTGGCGGCGGGTGATCGAGGTCAACCTCATCGGATCGGCCGTCACCGGGCGGGCGTTCCTGCCGGCGCTCACCTCGAGCCGCGGCTATCTGCTCCAGATCGCCTCGCTCGCCGCCATCACCCCGGCGCCGATGATGACGGCGTACTGCGCCTCCAAGTCCGGCGTGGAGGCGTACGCGCACAGCCTGCGCGCCGAAGTCGCCCACCGGGGCGTGCGGGTGGGCGTCGCCTACCTGTCGTGGACCGACACCGACATGGTGCGCGGGGCCGATCAGGACGACGTCATGCGGGAGTTGAGGCAGCGGCTGCCGTGGCCGGCCGGCCGGACCTATCCGCTCGGTCCCGCGGTGGACCGGATCGTGGCCGGGATCGAGCGGCGTGCCGCCCATGTGTACGGGCAGTGGTGGCTGCGCGGGACGCAGGGCGTGCGCGGGTGGCTGCCGGGTGTGGTGGGCACCGTGGGGCAGCGGGAGGTAAGGCGCTTCGCCGACCGGCTGTCGGGGGTGCGGACCGGGCTGGTCGGGGCGGGTGGGGCGGCCGACGAACGGCACCGGTCCGCACCGGCTACGCAACGTCACTGA
- a CDS encoding alpha/beta fold hydrolase has translation MSRPARRTAEGRPEDHAAQEPASEPVPDPYDPPVPARELTAVSADGTRLHVEVHGSADDPAAPAVVLAHGWTCSTAFWAAQIRDLAADHRVIAYDQRGHGRSPASRGYGTDALADDLEAVLAATLAPGEKAVVAGHSMGGMTVMAAAGRPGFEEHAAAVLLCSTGSSRLVARSTVVPIPAGRPRTWLTRRVLGSRAPLGPVTPLARRILKYATMGSGSAPRMVEACARIVHACPRRVRHAWSQVLDGLDLEGHVRRLRVPVAVVTGTADRLTPPEHARALAAALPNCVGLTELPGLGHMTPVEDPGTVTGKIRELVAGFVTGQVTGQEPGRATAHGSAHEQHGVARIREGA, from the coding sequence GTGAGCCGTCCCGCCCGCCGGACGGCCGAAGGCCGCCCGGAGGACCACGCTGCCCAGGAGCCTGCCTCCGAGCCCGTCCCGGATCCATACGACCCTCCCGTCCCCGCCCGCGAACTCACCGCCGTCTCCGCCGACGGCACCCGGCTGCACGTCGAGGTGCACGGGTCGGCGGACGACCCCGCCGCCCCGGCCGTCGTCCTCGCCCACGGCTGGACCTGCTCGACCGCTTTCTGGGCCGCGCAGATCCGGGACCTGGCCGCCGACCACCGCGTCATCGCCTACGACCAGCGCGGGCACGGACGCAGCCCGGCGAGTCGGGGATACGGCACCGACGCGCTCGCCGACGACCTGGAAGCCGTGCTCGCGGCGACGCTCGCGCCCGGCGAGAAGGCGGTGGTCGCGGGCCACTCGATGGGCGGGATGACGGTGATGGCCGCGGCCGGCCGGCCCGGCTTCGAGGAACACGCGGCGGCCGTTCTGCTGTGCAGCACGGGAAGTTCGCGGCTGGTGGCCCGGTCGACCGTCGTACCGATCCCGGCCGGCCGGCCGCGCACCTGGCTCACCCGGCGCGTCCTCGGCTCCCGGGCGCCGCTCGGACCGGTCACTCCGCTCGCCCGGCGGATCCTCAAGTACGCCACGATGGGCTCCGGTTCGGCGCCACGCATGGTCGAGGCGTGCGCGCGGATCGTGCACGCCTGCCCGCGCCGGGTGCGCCACGCCTGGTCGCAGGTGCTGGACGGGCTCGATCTCGAAGGTCACGTACGGCGGTTGAGGGTGCCGGTGGCGGTCGTCACGGGCACGGCCGACCGGCTGACACCGCCGGAGCACGCGCGGGCGCTGGCCGCCGCGCTGCCCAACTGCGTGGGCCTGACCGAGCTTCCGGGGCTCGGCCACATGACGCCGGTGGAGGACCCGGGGACGGTCACCGGGAAGATCCGGGAACTTGTGGCCGGGTTCGTAACCGGGCAGGTCACGGGCCAGGAGCCCGGTCGAGCCACCGCGCACGGAAGCGCACACGAGCAGCACGGCGTCGCACGGATCAGGGAGGGTGCATGA
- a CDS encoding flavin-containing monooxygenase yields MAEHEDEHEHRHGRTDRHVRVAVIGSGFGGLGAAVRLRREGITDFVVLERAGSVGGTWRDNSYPGCACDVPSHLYSFSFAPNPDWPRTFSGQEHIRAYLEHVTDVFGLRPHLRLNSEVTRMTWDGERLRWDIETTGGNLSADVVVSATGPLSEPRIPDIPGLDSFPGKVFHSARWDHGHDLAGKRVAVVGTGASAIQIVPSIQPGAARLTLFQRTPPWVMPRVDREISGAERRMHRALPLTAQLRRGLLWGIRELQVQAFTRHPGQLGFVERLAKANMARAVKDPDLRARLTPDYRIGCKRILLSSTYYPALAQDNVDVVASGLSEVRGSTVVAADGTEAEVDTIVFGTGFHVTDMPIAERVVGVDGRTLAESWKDGMAALRGASAAGFPNWVTIVGPNTGLGNSSMVLMIESQLNYLADYLRQLRVLGGRAALDARPSAVNAWNRKVQARMKRTVWNTGGCTSWYLDAGGRNTTVWPGTTTEFRQATRRVDLAEYRILRPPGSRGTAGRAPALRPVEVDA; encoded by the coding sequence ATGGCCGAGCACGAGGACGAGCACGAGCACCGGCACGGGCGGACGGACCGGCACGTGCGGGTCGCGGTGATCGGGTCCGGCTTCGGCGGACTGGGCGCCGCGGTGCGGCTGCGCCGGGAGGGGATCACCGACTTCGTCGTGCTGGAGCGGGCCGGCAGCGTCGGCGGTACCTGGCGCGACAACAGCTATCCGGGGTGCGCCTGCGACGTGCCCTCGCACCTGTACTCGTTCTCGTTCGCGCCCAACCCCGACTGGCCGCGCACCTTTTCCGGGCAGGAGCACATCCGCGCCTATCTGGAGCACGTCACGGATGTCTTCGGCCTCCGCCCGCACCTGCGGCTCAACTCAGAGGTCACGAGGATGACCTGGGACGGCGAGAGGCTGCGCTGGGACATCGAGACCACCGGAGGGAACCTGTCGGCCGATGTCGTGGTCAGCGCGACCGGGCCGCTGTCCGAACCGAGGATCCCGGACATACCCGGGCTCGACTCCTTCCCCGGCAAGGTCTTCCACTCCGCCCGCTGGGACCACGGTCACGACCTCGCGGGCAAGCGGGTCGCCGTGGTCGGCACCGGAGCCTCCGCGATCCAGATCGTGCCGTCCATCCAGCCCGGGGCCGCCCGGCTCACCCTCTTCCAGCGCACCCCGCCGTGGGTGATGCCCCGCGTCGACCGCGAGATCAGCGGCGCCGAGCGCCGGATGCACCGCGCGCTGCCGCTGACCGCGCAACTGCGCCGCGGACTGCTGTGGGGCATACGGGAGTTGCAGGTCCAGGCGTTCACCAGGCATCCGGGTCAGCTCGGTTTCGTGGAGCGGCTGGCCAAGGCCAACATGGCCCGTGCCGTCAAGGACCCGGACCTGCGGGCCAGGCTCACCCCCGACTACCGCATCGGCTGCAAGCGGATACTGCTGTCCAGCACGTACTATCCGGCCCTCGCGCAGGACAACGTGGACGTCGTCGCCAGTGGACTGAGCGAGGTCCGCGGGTCGACCGTCGTCGCCGCCGACGGCACCGAGGCCGAGGTGGACACGATCGTCTTCGGCACCGGCTTCCACGTCACCGACATGCCGATCGCCGAGCGGGTCGTCGGCGTGGACGGTCGGACGCTCGCGGAGAGCTGGAAGGACGGCATGGCGGCGCTGCGCGGGGCGTCCGCGGCCGGATTCCCGAACTGGGTGACGATCGTCGGCCCCAACACCGGCCTCGGGAACTCCTCGATGGTCCTGATGATCGAGTCCCAGCTGAACTACCTGGCCGACTACCTGCGTCAACTGCGCGTCCTCGGCGGCCGGGCCGCCCTCGACGCCCGGCCCAGCGCCGTGAACGCCTGGAACCGCAAGGTGCAGGCGCGTATGAAGCGCACGGTGTGGAACACCGGCGGCTGCACCAGCTGGTACCTCGACGCGGGCGGCCGCAACACCACCGTCTGGCCGGGCACGACCACCGAGTTCCGGCAGGCCACACGGCGGGTGGACCTCGCGGAGTACCGGATCCTCCGGCCGCCCGGGTCCCGGGGCACGGCGGGGCGGGCCCCGGCGCTGCGGCCCGTGGAGGTGGACGCGTGA
- a CDS encoding MerR family transcriptional regulator: MEELARLAGVTVRTLRFYRERKLIPPPRREGRIAWYDDHHLARLRTISALLERGHTLNGIAELAEAFDHGRDVGDLLGLGAPTEETPVRLTPEELADHFAGEVTAENLAAAMELGYLGTDGDELVHISRRLLDVSAALVREGIPLAEVLETGRRVREHADALAELFTALILRHGPEDDLGRLRPLAKSVVEAEVSMALDRRLRKQA; this comes from the coding sequence ATGGAGGAGCTGGCCCGGCTGGCCGGCGTCACCGTGCGCACCCTGCGCTTCTACCGCGAGCGCAAACTGATCCCGCCACCGCGCCGCGAGGGCCGTATCGCCTGGTACGACGACCACCACCTGGCCCGGCTGCGCACGATCTCGGCCCTGCTGGAACGCGGCCACACGCTGAACGGCATCGCCGAACTGGCCGAGGCCTTCGACCACGGCCGCGACGTCGGCGACCTGCTGGGCCTCGGCGCCCCCACCGAGGAGACCCCGGTCCGCCTGACCCCCGAGGAACTCGCCGACCACTTCGCGGGCGAGGTCACCGCCGAGAACCTGGCCGCCGCCATGGAACTCGGCTACCTGGGCACCGACGGCGACGAACTCGTCCACATCAGCCGCCGCCTGCTGGACGTCTCCGCCGCCCTGGTCCGCGAGGGCATCCCCCTCGCCGAGGTCCTCGAAACAGGCCGCCGCGTCCGCGAACACGCCGACGCCCTGGCCGAACTCTTCACCGCCCTGATCCTGCGTCACGGCCCCGAGGACGACCTGGGCCGACTGCGCCCACTGGCCAAGAGCGTGGTGGAGGCGGAAGTATCCATGGCCCTGGACCGACGGCTGCGCAAGCAGGCGTAG
- a CDS encoding exodeoxyribonuclease III, which produces MLTVTSVNVNGLRAAAKKGFVEWLAGTGADVLCLQEVRAEPHQLPEPVRTPDGWYVVHAPAAAKGRAGVSLYTRREPDRVRVGFGSAEFDGSGRYVEADLPGVTVVSLYLPSGEVGTERQDEKVRFMDEFLAHLKELRERAAADGREVLVCGDWNIAHQQADLKNWRGNTKNSGFLPEEREWLSTVFAPGAGGYVDVVRALHPDGEGPYTWWSYRGRAFDNDAGWRIDLHVATPGLAAKAVKGYVERAATHAERWSDHAPVTVVYDL; this is translated from the coding sequence GTGCTGACTGTGACCTCCGTCAATGTGAATGGCCTGCGCGCCGCCGCCAAGAAGGGCTTCGTGGAGTGGCTCGCGGGGACCGGGGCCGACGTGCTGTGCCTCCAGGAGGTGCGGGCCGAGCCGCACCAGTTGCCGGAGCCGGTCCGTACGCCGGACGGCTGGTACGTCGTGCACGCGCCGGCCGCGGCCAAGGGACGGGCCGGTGTCTCCCTCTACACCCGCCGCGAACCCGACCGGGTCCGGGTCGGGTTCGGATCGGCCGAGTTCGACGGCAGCGGACGCTACGTCGAGGCCGACCTGCCTGGTGTCACGGTCGTCAGCCTGTATCTGCCGTCCGGCGAGGTCGGCACCGAGCGGCAGGACGAGAAGGTCCGCTTCATGGACGAGTTCCTCGCCCATCTCAAGGAGTTGCGCGAACGGGCCGCCGCCGACGGCCGCGAGGTCCTCGTCTGCGGCGACTGGAACATCGCCCACCAGCAGGCCGACCTCAAGAACTGGCGCGGCAACACCAAGAACTCGGGCTTCCTGCCTGAGGAGCGGGAGTGGCTGAGCACGGTCTTCGCGCCCGGGGCCGGCGGGTACGTCGACGTCGTGCGCGCACTGCACCCGGACGGCGAGGGACCGTACACCTGGTGGTCCTACCGGGGGCGGGCATTCGACAACGACGCTGGATGGCGCATTGACCTCCACGTGGCCACGCCCGGTCTTGCCGCCAAGGCCGTCAAGGGGTACGTCGAGCGGGCGGCCACCCACGCCGAGCGCTGGTCGGACCACGCCCCGGTGACGGTGGTGTACGACCTCTAG
- a CDS encoding GNAT family N-acetyltransferase, which produces MNIRPVPFDHPDAAKLNDEVQAEYHVRYGDGGDATPLDAADFRPPNGVYLIAYDEDGTPVATGGWRSQDKNAEGNEDGDAELKRMYVTEPMRGRGLARRLLAALEADARDAGRLRMVLETGDRQPEAVALYSSSGYEPCTKFGYYREYESSICLAKPLRP; this is translated from the coding sequence ATGAACATCCGCCCCGTGCCCTTCGACCACCCCGACGCCGCCAAGCTGAACGACGAGGTACAGGCCGAGTACCACGTCCGCTACGGCGACGGCGGCGACGCCACCCCCCTCGACGCGGCCGACTTCCGGCCGCCGAACGGCGTGTACCTGATCGCCTACGACGAGGACGGCACCCCCGTCGCCACGGGCGGCTGGCGCAGCCAGGACAAGAACGCCGAGGGCAACGAGGACGGCGACGCCGAACTCAAGCGGATGTACGTGACCGAGCCGATGCGCGGCCGCGGCCTGGCCCGCCGCCTCCTCGCCGCCCTGGAGGCCGACGCCCGCGACGCCGGCCGCCTCCGCATGGTCCTGGAAACCGGCGACCGGCAGCCGGAGGCCGTCGCCCTGTACAGCTCCAGCGGCTACGAACCGTGCACGAAGTTCGGCTACTACCGTGAGTACGAATCAAGCATCTGCCTGGCAAAGCCGCTCCGGCCCTGA
- the sepX gene encoding divisome protein SepX/GlpR codes for MSSSGLIYAVIVGAWAAYLVPMWLRRQDELNEARPTERFSTAIRFLSGRAGMERRYAKDLRARSAEEGEPADGEPDAATDSVDVRSFAMPPDRSSPERRQPPAREEREPARGHDERERTAKPAARAASPAAAPPADVSACPPAEASAHPRVPATRRPPRAEVSAARARRSKVLARRRRTTVILFLAFTLGAIVAAVGGLTFLWAPGAPAVLLSAYIVYLRSQERHRFAYQMDRRRAEVAAQRLRESRRQPRRRTPLDPAADEPDAGPEPETDPDLSALAADRRALVEQTDHAEWLDQQRERQHRPGQGDSWDPVPVPLPTYVTAPVAPRATSDVDLGAPDAWSSARSSAAVPEQEAAAPAAPEPEPHPEDRPAADGRTDARRAASARRSRERGRTPLFDQYEEGDRPRAANE; via the coding sequence GTGAGCAGCAGCGGCCTCATCTACGCAGTCATCGTCGGGGCCTGGGCCGCCTACTTGGTGCCGATGTGGCTCCGTAGGCAGGACGAGCTGAACGAGGCCCGTCCGACGGAACGCTTCAGCACCGCCATCCGGTTCCTGTCCGGACGGGCGGGGATGGAGCGCCGGTACGCCAAGGACCTCAGGGCGCGCTCCGCCGAGGAGGGGGAGCCCGCCGACGGGGAGCCGGACGCCGCCACCGACTCGGTGGACGTCCGGTCCTTCGCCATGCCCCCGGACCGTTCTTCGCCGGAGCGCCGGCAGCCGCCGGCACGGGAAGAGCGGGAACCGGCCCGCGGCCACGACGAGCGCGAGCGGACCGCCAAGCCGGCCGCCCGGGCCGCGTCACCGGCGGCGGCACCGCCCGCCGACGTGTCCGCGTGTCCTCCCGCCGAGGCGTCCGCGCACCCACGAGTACCCGCGACCCGGCGCCCGCCGCGCGCGGAGGTGTCCGCGGCGCGTGCCCGGCGTTCGAAGGTCCTCGCGCGCCGCAGACGCACCACCGTCATCCTCTTCCTCGCCTTCACCCTCGGCGCGATCGTCGCCGCGGTCGGCGGGCTCACCTTCCTGTGGGCGCCCGGAGCGCCCGCCGTGCTGCTCAGCGCGTACATCGTGTACCTGCGCTCCCAGGAACGGCACCGCTTCGCCTACCAGATGGACCGCCGCCGCGCCGAGGTCGCCGCGCAGCGGCTGCGCGAGAGCCGCCGTCAGCCGCGTCGGCGCACACCCCTGGACCCCGCCGCGGACGAGCCCGACGCGGGGCCCGAGCCGGAGACGGACCCGGACCTCTCCGCCCTCGCCGCCGACCGGCGGGCACTGGTCGAGCAGACCGACCACGCCGAGTGGCTCGACCAGCAGCGCGAGCGCCAGCACCGCCCCGGCCAGGGCGACAGCTGGGACCCGGTGCCGGTGCCGCTGCCCACCTACGTCACCGCCCCCGTCGCCCCGCGCGCCACCTCCGACGTGGACCTCGGCGCGCCGGACGCCTGGAGCTCTGCGCGGTCCTCCGCCGCCGTGCCCGAGCAGGAGGCGGCGGCCCCGGCCGCGCCCGAACCAGAGCCGCACCCCGAGGACAGGCCCGCCGCCGACGGCCGCACCGACGCCCGCCGCGCAGCCTCGGCCCGCCGCTCCCGCGAGCGTGGCCGCACCCCGCTCTTCGACCAGTACGAGGAGGGCGACCGCCCCCGCGCGGCCAATGAGTGA